A single window of Chloracidobacterium thermophilum B DNA harbors:
- a CDS encoding ABC transporter permease, protein MESTAPLDKTASPDLDAAPHAPASPVIRIEPTRGWVAVKLKELWDYRELLYFLVWRDVKVRYKQTVLGAAWALLQPLFTMLVFSIFFGRLAGIPSDGVPYPLFALAALIPWTFFANALGQSSNSLVNSAHLIAKVYFPRLVIPLASVLGGLVDLAVACSLFVPMLLYYGITPGWGILWLPGFVLLAIVTALGVGLWASALNVEYRDVRHVISFATQLWMFLTPVVYPGSLVPERWRLLYNLNPMSGVVDGFRWALLGAGAPPGLPLLASALASLTLLVTGAFYFRRMEKTFADRV, encoded by the coding sequence ATGGAATCCACTGCCCCACTGGACAAAACCGCCAGCCCGGACCTTGACGCGGCGCCCCACGCGCCGGCGTCGCCGGTCATCCGCATTGAACCCACCCGGGGCTGGGTGGCCGTCAAGCTGAAGGAACTGTGGGACTACCGCGAACTGCTGTACTTTCTCGTCTGGCGGGATGTCAAAGTGCGCTACAAGCAAACTGTGCTGGGCGCGGCCTGGGCCCTTTTGCAGCCGTTGTTCACGATGCTCGTGTTCAGCATCTTTTTCGGACGGCTGGCCGGCATCCCGTCCGACGGCGTTCCCTACCCGCTTTTTGCTTTGGCGGCGCTGATTCCATGGACGTTTTTCGCCAACGCGCTGGGACAGTCCTCCAACAGTCTGGTCAACAGCGCCCATCTCATTGCCAAGGTCTATTTTCCCCGGCTGGTCATTCCGCTGGCCAGCGTGCTGGGCGGACTCGTGGATTTGGCCGTGGCCTGCTCCCTGTTCGTTCCGATGCTGCTCTACTACGGCATAACGCCGGGCTGGGGCATCCTCTGGCTGCCGGGATTTGTCCTGCTGGCGATTGTGACGGCGCTGGGTGTCGGGCTGTGGGCTTCGGCGCTCAACGTCGAATACCGCGACGTACGGCACGTCATCTCCTTCGCCACGCAGCTCTGGATGTTCCTGACGCCGGTTGTCTATCCCGGCAGCCTCGTGCCGGAACGCTGGCGACTGCTCTACAACCTCAACCCCATGAGTGGCGTCGTGGATGGCTTCCGGTGGGCGCTGCTGGGCGCTGGCGCGCCGCCGGGACTGCCGCTGCTGGCTTCCGCCCTCGCTTCCCTGACCCTGCTGGTGACGGGGGCGTTCTACTTCCGGCGCATGGAGAAAACCTTTGCCGACCGGGTATGA
- a CDS encoding ABC transporter ATP-binding protein, with translation MSDIAIRVRGLGKQYRIGGGNRGPYRSLRESISDVFQLPFRRPASTAEETSFWALNNVSFDVRRGEAVGVIGRNGAGKSTLLKVLSRITEPTTGRVELYGRVGSLLEVGTGFHPELTGRENIFLNGAILGMRRSEIARRFDEIVAFAEIERFLDTPVRFYSSGMYMRLAFAVAAHLEPEILIVDEVLAVGDSGFQKKCLGKMENIAQHGRTVLFVSHSMQAVRRLTTSCLVLSGGEVVYDGPTAGAIREYERLQRLATDMAPTYIANPPPRHSHIAQASVVTSGPCGQHEWGHPLTFRFTLHFTESSQHFAFSFQVMDEQERPVIHCYYIHPVTKADFYLGPVERGTYQVECHLPHPRLYMGRYTVTTWLANRRSNQLIEKLSGILAFEVTMHEQPREEYERHPGEAAYVEDWAWSPVQPVEVGV, from the coding sequence ATGAGTGACATTGCCATTCGTGTCCGAGGACTGGGAAAGCAGTACCGCATTGGCGGCGGAAACCGCGGCCCGTACCGCTCGCTGCGCGAATCCATCAGCGATGTCTTCCAGCTCCCGTTCCGCCGTCCGGCGTCCACCGCTGAGGAAACCTCCTTCTGGGCGCTGAACAACGTGTCGTTTGACGTCCGGCGTGGCGAGGCCGTCGGCGTCATCGGGCGCAACGGCGCGGGCAAAAGCACGCTGCTCAAAGTTCTCTCCCGGATTACCGAACCCACCACCGGGCGCGTGGAACTTTATGGACGGGTCGGCTCCCTGCTGGAAGTCGGTACGGGCTTTCATCCCGAACTCACCGGACGCGAAAACATCTTTCTCAACGGGGCCATTCTGGGGATGCGCCGGTCGGAAATTGCCCGCAGGTTTGATGAAATCGTCGCCTTTGCCGAAATCGAGCGGTTTCTCGACACGCCGGTGCGCTTTTATTCCAGCGGGATGTACATGCGGCTGGCCTTTGCCGTCGCGGCCCATCTGGAGCCGGAAATCCTCATCGTGGATGAAGTGCTGGCCGTAGGCGATTCCGGCTTCCAGAAAAAATGCCTCGGCAAGATGGAAAACATTGCCCAGCACGGGCGTACGGTGCTGTTTGTCAGCCACAGCATGCAGGCCGTCCGGCGGCTCACCACAAGCTGTCTGGTGCTCTCCGGCGGCGAAGTCGTCTATGACGGCCCCACGGCCGGCGCGATCCGGGAATACGAGCGGCTGCAACGCCTGGCTACTGACATGGCCCCGACCTACATTGCCAATCCGCCGCCGCGCCACAGCCACATCGCACAGGCCAGCGTTGTGACCTCCGGCCCCTGCGGCCAGCACGAATGGGGCCATCCACTCACCTTCCGCTTCACCCTGCATTTCACCGAATCCAGCCAGCACTTTGCCTTCAGCTTTCAGGTGATGGATGAGCAGGAGCGTCCGGTTATCCATTGCTACTACATCCACCCGGTGACAAAAGCTGACTTTTATCTGGGGCCAGTGGAACGTGGGACGTACCAGGTTGAATGTCACCTGCCGCATCCACGGCTCTACATGGGGCGCTACACCGTCACGACATGGCTGGCCAACCGGCGCTCCAACCAGCTTATTGAGAAGCTTTCCGGGATTCTCGCTTTTGAAGTCACCATGCATGAGCAGCCCCGCGAAGAATACGAGCGGCATCCCGGCGAAGCCGCTTATGTTGAAGACTGGGCGTGGTCGCCGGTTCAGCCGGTTGAGGTCGGTGTATGA
- a CDS encoding glycosyltransferase family 4 protein has protein sequence MTAERVIICTFDAPGFTGGPNTWLRRWYDVVTAHGFEVLTLAFVFEPHRYRIPEDYPLLAALADRGARFETFPYWETVEKKIRWLLSHIEAFRPTVFVPNFTIAGLYAAAWTRPAGLPTIGILHSDDAHYRALLDVFVAGQPRFRATDVVAVSRHITQIAQAQATPETAVHRIPCGVPLPATVSGWTQGPLRLLYVGRLQEEAKRISDVTRALCRAAQLPNVTATIAGDGQARASVESIISREGHGRVQYVGLVDNARIQALMAEHHMFVLLSDYEGLPIALMEAMATGLVPICTPMGGRINELVTDGITGCIVADRGEGFVAAVRQLAARPEDWARLSRQARQHIVASGYDSETCLRQWVDLLTRRSREATYWGQPLLHHRRRQLGLPAPHPDLEEDRWREPPPLVYYSRVARAKLRAVARRWLPGSQPAAPR, from the coding sequence ATGACCGCAGAGCGCGTCATTATCTGTACGTTCGATGCACCGGGCTTTACCGGCGGGCCGAACACATGGCTGCGCCGCTGGTATGATGTCGTCACGGCGCACGGCTTCGAGGTTCTGACGCTGGCCTTTGTCTTTGAGCCGCACCGCTATCGTATTCCTGAAGATTACCCGCTGCTGGCTGCCTTGGCAGACCGGGGAGCCCGTTTCGAGACCTTCCCCTACTGGGAAACCGTCGAGAAAAAAATCCGGTGGCTGCTGTCCCATATCGAGGCATTCCGGCCGACGGTCTTCGTCCCCAACTTCACCATAGCTGGGCTGTACGCCGCCGCATGGACGCGGCCGGCAGGTCTCCCGACGATTGGCATCCTGCATTCGGACGATGCCCACTACCGGGCGCTGCTCGATGTCTTCGTGGCCGGGCAGCCGCGTTTCCGGGCAACGGATGTGGTGGCAGTGTCACGCCACATCACCCAAATTGCCCAAGCACAGGCAACGCCTGAAACGGCTGTCCACCGTATTCCTTGTGGTGTGCCGCTCCCCGCCACCGTGTCGGGCTGGACACAGGGCCCGCTCCGGCTGCTCTATGTTGGCCGTTTGCAAGAAGAGGCAAAACGTATTTCCGATGTCACCCGCGCCCTGTGCCGTGCGGCGCAGCTTCCGAACGTCACGGCCACGATTGCCGGCGATGGACAGGCGCGGGCCTCCGTTGAAAGCATCATCAGCCGGGAAGGTCATGGACGGGTGCAGTATGTGGGGCTGGTGGACAACGCCCGTATCCAGGCGCTGATGGCCGAACACCACATGTTTGTCCTGCTTTCGGATTACGAAGGGCTGCCCATTGCCCTGATGGAAGCCATGGCGACCGGTCTCGTCCCGATCTGTACACCTATGGGTGGGCGGATCAATGAATTGGTCACGGATGGAATCACCGGCTGCATCGTAGCTGACCGAGGCGAGGGCTTCGTAGCTGCCGTCAGACAACTGGCCGCCCGGCCGGAGGACTGGGCGCGGCTTTCACGTCAGGCCCGGCAGCATATTGTCGCATCCGGCTACGACTCGGAGACATGCCTGCGCCAGTGGGTGGACCTGCTCACCCGCCGCAGCCGGGAAGCCACCTACTGGGGGCAACCCCTGCTGCACCACCGGAGGCGACAGCTTGGACTGCCGGCGCCACATCCCGATCTGGAAGAAGACCGGTGGCGTGAGCCGCCGCCGCTGGTGTACTACAGCCGTGTCGCACGGGCAAAGCTCCGGGCCGTTGCCCGCCGGTGGCTTCCCGGCAGCCAGCCGGCAGCGCCCCGATAG
- a CDS encoding class I SAM-dependent methyltransferase — protein sequence MLERKHYVQRPDHTPAAPHEAFIVPLVRQEVEAALEAYLPAVHGGRVLDVGCGRQPFRALLEAQGFHYVGLDVEQNPEGTVDVLCEIDQPLPESLLAGGPFDFILCLEVLEDVADWEMTFANFARLLRPGARALITCPHFYMLHLEPHDFWRPTPYAFQYFAARHGFTVRLQKTAGDGWDILGTLLASGYPQPVGRSLVNRLVNRAYWWVHRALLWGLRSRQLQSRVRWQSRFTFYQSNVVVLEKS from the coding sequence ATGCTCGAACGCAAGCACTACGTCCAACGCCCTGACCACACACCGGCTGCGCCGCACGAAGCCTTCATCGTGCCGCTCGTGCGGCAGGAAGTCGAAGCGGCGCTGGAAGCCTACCTTCCGGCTGTTCATGGTGGGCGCGTCCTCGATGTCGGCTGCGGGCGGCAGCCATTCCGTGCCCTGCTGGAAGCGCAGGGATTTCACTACGTCGGTCTCGATGTCGAGCAGAATCCCGAAGGGACAGTGGATGTGCTCTGCGAGATTGACCAACCCCTGCCGGAGAGCCTGCTGGCCGGTGGGCCGTTCGACTTCATCCTGTGCCTCGAAGTGCTCGAAGACGTGGCGGACTGGGAAATGACCTTTGCCAACTTTGCGCGCCTGCTACGTCCCGGCGCCCGCGCGCTCATCACCTGCCCGCATTTCTATATGCTGCACCTCGAACCCCATGACTTCTGGCGGCCGACGCCCTACGCCTTCCAATACTTTGCCGCCCGGCATGGGTTTACCGTCAGGCTCCAGAAAACGGCCGGGGATGGGTGGGATATTCTCGGCACGCTGCTGGCCAGCGGTTATCCACAACCTGTCGGGCGGTCGCTCGTCAACCGGCTGGTCAACCGCGCCTACTGGTGGGTTCATCGCGCTCTGCTCTGGGGCTTGCGGTCACGGCAGTTGCAGTCGCGGGTTCGCTGGCAGAGCCGGTTCACGTTTTACCAGTCCAACGTCGTCGTGCTCGAAAAATCATGA
- a CDS encoding glycosyltransferase family 4 protein: MKWAFISTMEGCPWGGSEELWSRVARWLLEGGHEIHANVRFWPEPARQVTELIAAGAQVTFRRLDRRKKLQSLLHRLGGGGYVPPVHLASRRWLERVHPKVVVISQGANFDEWSLFFSEECRRMDIPYALITQANSLLWMPSDELVEPVARMFVQARRAYFVSEGNRLLLEKQIGRSLPNAEVVFNPFNVSFDARPPWPEEHSPLRLGCVARMEPSAKGQDVLFETLALPKWRTRDVCVTLAGTGPWEKGLRRYANWLELTSVYFAGFVSDIEAFWRSHHALVLPSRHEGLPLALVEAMLCGRPAIVTDIPGNTELLTDGITGFIARAPDVVSLDEALERAYQCRDELPRMGARAAEAIRQRIPRDPARVMADKLLEVFS, from the coding sequence ATGAAATGGGCATTCATCTCGACCATGGAGGGTTGCCCATGGGGTGGGAGTGAGGAACTCTGGAGCCGGGTGGCGCGGTGGCTGCTGGAAGGCGGCCACGAGATTCATGCCAACGTCAGGTTCTGGCCCGAACCGGCCCGGCAGGTGACGGAACTCATTGCGGCCGGCGCGCAGGTGACGTTCCGGCGGCTTGACCGCCGGAAAAAACTCCAGAGCCTGCTGCACCGGCTGGGCGGCGGCGGTTACGTGCCGCCCGTGCATCTGGCCAGCCGGCGCTGGCTGGAGCGCGTCCACCCCAAAGTGGTCGTGATTTCACAGGGCGCCAATTTTGATGAATGGTCGCTGTTTTTTTCGGAAGAATGCCGCCGGATGGACATCCCCTACGCTCTCATCACGCAGGCCAACAGTCTGCTGTGGATGCCCTCCGATGAGCTGGTTGAACCTGTGGCCCGGATGTTTGTGCAGGCCCGGCGGGCATACTTTGTCTCGGAAGGCAACCGGCTTCTGCTCGAAAAGCAGATCGGACGGTCGCTGCCCAATGCCGAAGTCGTTTTCAATCCCTTCAATGTGTCCTTCGATGCCCGGCCGCCGTGGCCGGAAGAACACAGCCCGCTGCGGCTGGGGTGCGTGGCCCGGATGGAACCCTCGGCCAAGGGGCAGGACGTACTGTTTGAAACGCTGGCGCTTCCCAAGTGGCGCACACGGGATGTCTGCGTCACGCTGGCCGGGACGGGGCCGTGGGAGAAGGGTTTGCGCCGCTATGCCAACTGGCTGGAGTTGACCTCCGTTTACTTTGCCGGCTTTGTTTCGGATATTGAAGCTTTCTGGCGCAGCCACCATGCTCTGGTGCTGCCGTCGCGTCACGAAGGGCTGCCCCTGGCGCTGGTGGAAGCCATGCTCTGCGGACGCCCGGCCATCGTGACCGACATCCCCGGCAATACGGAACTGCTCACCGATGGCATCACCGGCTTCATTGCCCGCGCCCCGGATGTGGTTTCCCTTGACGAGGCGCTGGAACGGGCCTACCAGTGCCGGGATGAGCTGCCCCGGATGGGCGCGCGTGCGGCCGAAGCCATCCGGCAACGCATCCCACGCGATCCGGCGCGGGTGATGGCCGACAAGCTTCTGGAAGTGTTCTCATGA
- a CDS encoding glycosyltransferase family 2 protein, with product MTPPRVSVVLCVYNQAAYVAEAIASILGQTLTDLELIVVDDGSTDSSPEVIHRFTDPRIRYVRNERNLGHASSLNRGCALARGRYLAIMDSDDISLPERLARQADFLDAHPDVAMCGSWVETFGARTEVRRFPTEPAALAVHLLLSCPFSTPTVMLRQAATVPGGFDFDRFGLAFDYACWVDVANRAPVANLPEVLLKYRLHAGQTTVSRRAAQLAGTRLVLRRQLEALLGEVSEAELDALMYVFVNEVSDEPPTAAIGWLFARLRRANRQRRRYDPALLDALLAEKWAHIVTAHEPAVGAMWGQAVRHPALWSWALGRDAIRRTLRPFKPWFWKQRPA from the coding sequence ATGACGCCCCCGCGTGTTTCCGTCGTGCTTTGCGTCTATAACCAGGCGGCTTACGTTGCGGAAGCCATCGCCAGCATTCTGGGACAGACGCTGACCGACCTCGAACTCATCGTCGTGGATGATGGCTCGACGGACAGCTCACCGGAGGTCATCCACCGCTTCACCGACCCGCGCATCCGCTATGTGCGCAACGAACGCAACCTGGGACATGCCAGCTCGCTGAACCGGGGCTGTGCGCTGGCGCGTGGGCGCTACCTGGCCATTATGGACAGCGACGACATCAGCCTGCCGGAACGCCTCGCGCGGCAGGCGGATTTTCTCGACGCCCATCCTGACGTGGCCATGTGCGGAAGCTGGGTGGAGACCTTCGGCGCCCGGACGGAAGTGCGGCGCTTTCCGACTGAACCGGCGGCGCTGGCCGTCCACCTGCTGCTGTCCTGTCCGTTTTCGACGCCAACGGTCATGCTGCGTCAGGCAGCGACCGTGCCGGGGGGATTTGATTTTGACCGTTTTGGGCTGGCTTTCGACTATGCCTGCTGGGTGGATGTGGCCAATCGCGCGCCGGTCGCCAACCTGCCGGAAGTGCTGCTGAAGTACCGCCTGCATGCCGGGCAAACGACGGTGTCACGCCGGGCGGCGCAACTGGCCGGAACGCGCCTCGTCCTGCGCCGGCAACTGGAGGCGCTGCTCGGTGAAGTGAGTGAAGCGGAGCTGGACGCGCTCATGTATGTTTTCGTCAATGAAGTTTCGGACGAGCCGCCAACGGCCGCGATTGGCTGGCTGTTTGCCCGCCTGCGCCGCGCCAACCGGCAACGGCGGCGCTATGATCCGGCGCTGCTCGATGCCCTGCTGGCCGAAAAGTGGGCGCATATCGTCACGGCGCATGAGCCGGCGGTGGGGGCGATGTGGGGGCAGGCCGTACGCCATCCGGCGCTGTGGTCATGGGCGCTGGGGCGGGATGCCATACGGCGGACGCTGCGCCCGTTCAAACCGTGGTTCTGGAAGCAACGCCCGGCATGA
- a CDS encoding glycosyltransferase family 4 protein, giving the protein MKVVHINEFDQLGGAATAMWRLHTGLRRLGVASSILAARIQGDGTDTYPLPRWRWRDYQLARLGRWLRFPDVFITSTFDLAREKVFQEAEVVHLHNLHHGYFNYLALPKLLRGKRAFLTLHDMWAVTGHCTYSTDCTRWQTGCGRCPYPETYPPMRFDFSALEWRLKHHALKERLAGVFVLSRWMETIARASFLKDTPVHCIPCGLDTDVYQPRDRATCRELLGLPPERFVVMFAAINASDPRKGADLLEGALATIPTEKRQKMTLLVMGGGLPERYYRLGCNVLPLGRIGHDRLKAIAYASADVFVSPARQEAFGLVLQEAMACGTPCIAFAVGGMPDLVRHEATGLTVAPEDVHGLAQSIIRLMEDAALRRQLGAAARNVVLREYSLERQARQALAIYAGTAPV; this is encoded by the coding sequence ATGAAAGTGGTACACATCAACGAGTTTGATCAGTTGGGCGGGGCAGCAACGGCCATGTGGCGGCTTCACACGGGGTTGCGGCGGCTGGGGGTGGCGTCTTCGATTCTGGCGGCGCGGATTCAGGGTGACGGGACAGACACTTATCCGCTGCCGCGCTGGCGCTGGCGGGATTACCAACTGGCGCGGCTGGGGCGGTGGCTGCGGTTTCCCGATGTGTTCATCACCAGCACGTTCGATCTGGCGCGGGAAAAGGTGTTTCAGGAAGCGGAGGTCGTGCACCTGCACAACCTGCACCATGGGTATTTCAACTATCTGGCGTTGCCGAAACTGTTGCGGGGCAAACGGGCTTTCCTGACGCTGCACGATATGTGGGCCGTCACCGGACACTGTACCTACAGCACCGACTGCACGCGTTGGCAAACCGGCTGCGGCCGGTGCCCATATCCTGAAACGTACCCGCCGATGCGCTTTGACTTTTCAGCCTTGGAGTGGCGGCTCAAACACCATGCCCTGAAGGAAAGGCTGGCCGGCGTGTTTGTGCTGAGTCGCTGGATGGAGACCATTGCCCGCGCCAGTTTTCTAAAAGATACGCCGGTTCACTGCATTCCCTGTGGACTGGACACTGACGTGTACCAACCTCGTGACCGTGCAACCTGCCGGGAGTTGTTGGGTTTGCCGCCAGAACGGTTTGTTGTCATGTTTGCAGCCATAAATGCTTCCGACCCACGTAAGGGCGCGGATTTGCTGGAAGGGGCCTTGGCTACGATACCGACAGAGAAGCGACAGAAGATGACCTTGCTCGTTATGGGAGGCGGTCTTCCCGAAAGGTACTACCGGCTTGGTTGCAACGTACTCCCGCTTGGCAGGATTGGTCATGACCGGCTCAAAGCCATTGCCTACGCTTCGGCGGATGTGTTTGTGAGTCCGGCGCGACAGGAAGCTTTTGGACTGGTGCTTCAGGAAGCTATGGCGTGCGGTACGCCCTGCATTGCATTTGCAGTAGGCGGCATGCCAGACCTCGTACGGCATGAGGCGACAGGCCTGACGGTTGCGCCGGAAGATGTCCACGGTTTGGCCCAGTCCATCATTCGTCTTATGGAAGACGCTGCGTTGCGCCGGCAACTTGGTGCAGCGGCCCGAAATGTCGTGCTGCGTGAGTATTCCCTTGAACGCCAAGCCAGACAGGCACTTGCCATCTATGCCGGAACGGCTCCCGTCTGA
- a CDS encoding glycosyltransferase, with protein MPERLPSESPAGLAGRRLLVLSPVTPRQTSGGEIILYRHLARLAEAVDITVAVAAGQSSQLGRTLDVAAPPGLWALAQHGLERLTRTRFAPWARAARWMLPARVVVPCNLKRLREHIKYHRPDVILTVAHGDQAWLALEMAADCGVPLVSVFHDWFPAYLTVPAWARARLEANFRRLYQQSRVAFVVSESLKQALGPHHDAVVLYPIPGDSSVVPLATPSAPVRQKPLVLGYLGNLSGNYGGMMRQLWETVNGQSDLAVRMWGPLPDWPATLLQACCEDGSYGGYVPLETLHTTDVLLVVASFASEDATLMQTNFPSKLIEYCRFGKPVMIWGPEYSSGVQWARQHRAAHVVTEDAPEAVITAVRRLAQQPDEWQRLARAAQQAARTLFEPDRLQAQFVSGLMRAIRH; from the coding sequence ATGCCGGAACGGCTCCCGTCTGAATCACCAGCCGGTCTTGCTGGACGCCGCCTGTTGGTATTGTCACCGGTCACGCCACGCCAAACCTCCGGCGGTGAAATCATTTTGTACCGCCACCTGGCACGCCTGGCCGAAGCCGTGGACATCACGGTTGCGGTCGCTGCCGGACAATCATCCCAGCTTGGACGGACGCTGGATGTCGCAGCACCGCCCGGGCTATGGGCTTTGGCTCAGCATGGGCTGGAACGTCTTACCCGCACCCGGTTTGCGCCATGGGCACGCGCAGCCCGCTGGATGCTTCCGGCACGAGTCGTCGTTCCTTGTAACCTGAAACGGCTACGGGAACACATCAAATACCACCGGCCGGATGTCATCCTCACGGTTGCCCACGGCGACCAGGCCTGGCTTGCCTTGGAAATGGCAGCGGACTGTGGTGTGCCGCTTGTGAGTGTTTTTCACGACTGGTTTCCGGCTTATTTGACCGTTCCGGCTTGGGCACGTGCCCGTCTGGAAGCCAACTTTCGCCGACTTTACCAACAAAGCCGGGTGGCATTTGTTGTCAGCGAGAGTTTGAAACAGGCGCTTGGCCCCCATCATGACGCCGTCGTACTGTATCCCATTCCAGGGGACTCATCTGTTGTGCCCTTGGCAACACCATCGGCACCCGTCCGACAAAAACCGCTGGTGCTGGGCTATCTTGGGAATCTGTCGGGCAACTACGGCGGCATGATGCGGCAGTTGTGGGAAACCGTGAACGGACAGTCCGATCTGGCAGTGCGAATGTGGGGGCCGCTGCCGGATTGGCCTGCTACCCTCCTGCAGGCTTGCTGCGAAGACGGGTCCTATGGCGGGTATGTTCCTCTCGAAACCCTCCATACGACTGATGTCCTGCTTGTCGTTGCTTCTTTTGCCTCAGAAGATGCCACGTTGATGCAGACAAACTTCCCATCAAAGCTGATTGAGTATTGTCGCTTTGGCAAGCCAGTGATGATATGGGGGCCGGAATACAGCAGCGGCGTGCAGTGGGCCAGGCAACATAGGGCAGCCCATGTTGTCACTGAGGATGCACCGGAAGCCGTCATCACTGCTGTTCGGCGGCTGGCGCAGCAACCCGATGAATGGCAACGGCTGGCACGAGCGGCACAGCAGGCAGCCCGGACACTGTTTGAACCAGACCGGCTACAGGCGCAGTTTGTTTCCGGCTTGATGCGGGCTATAAGGCACTAG
- a CDS encoding glycosyltransferase family 2 protein: protein MPVISIVTPLYNKADYIGETIRSVQAQTVADWEMLVVDNGSTDGGAHVARACSDPRVHVLTSPRQGPGAARNYGIRSAQGEWIQFLDADDWLAPDQLEQQLTVAAQHPEAMIVAGGWQEVRETAPGNITRQRPAGQDEGLAGLRDAAFAFPPWAVHAAIVRRAILTEAYLWPEELDRFSNEDAVFWFRLVMAYPTAFSPAAGAFYRMQTPTARNQLNDPAKRLREFDLAAEYNRQWLTERGQQPTAGQAAALMRAYSSVYEAAIRADDPETARAALARAEQWLTAYFAVAPQPDWPMRLRRWLGLPRFLRYRRFWPA, encoded by the coding sequence TTGCCGGTCATTTCCATTGTGACACCGCTCTACAACAAGGCTGATTACATCGGGGAGACCATTCGCAGCGTGCAGGCGCAGACCGTCGCGGACTGGGAAATGCTCGTGGTGGACAACGGTTCAACCGACGGCGGCGCACATGTGGCCCGCGCCTGCTCAGACCCGCGCGTGCATGTGCTGACCTCCCCCCGCCAGGGGCCCGGTGCCGCCCGCAACTACGGCATCCGGTCGGCGCAGGGCGAGTGGATTCAGTTTCTCGATGCCGATGACTGGCTGGCCCCCGACCAGCTCGAACAACAACTCACCGTCGCCGCCCAACACCCGGAAGCCATGATCGTGGCCGGCGGCTGGCAGGAAGTGCGCGAAACAGCGCCGGGCAACATCACCCGACAGCGGCCGGCCGGGCAGGACGAGGGGCTGGCAGGGCTGCGGGATGCCGCTTTTGCCTTTCCGCCCTGGGCTGTTCATGCCGCCATTGTCAGACGGGCCATCCTGACAGAAGCGTACTTGTGGCCGGAGGAACTCGACCGCTTCTCCAACGAGGATGCCGTGTTCTGGTTCCGGCTGGTGATGGCCTACCCGACAGCCTTCAGCCCGGCCGCGGGCGCTTTTTACCGCATGCAGACCCCGACGGCGCGCAATCAGTTGAATGACCCAGCCAAGCGCCTCCGCGAGTTCGATCTGGCGGCCGAGTACAACCGGCAGTGGCTGACCGAGCGCGGGCAACAACCCACGGCCGGACAGGCTGCTGCCTTGATGCGGGCCTATTCGAGCGTGTATGAAGCCGCTATCCGCGCCGACGACCCGGAAACGGCCCGGGCGGCTCTGGCCCGCGCCGAACAGTGGTTGACAGCCTACTTTGCCGTCGCGCCCCAACCGGACTGGCCCATGCGGTTGCGGCGCTGGCTGGGACTGCCCCGTTTTCTGCGCTACCGGCGGTTCTGGCCCGCATAA